One Miscanthus floridulus cultivar M001 chromosome 11, ASM1932011v1, whole genome shotgun sequence DNA window includes the following coding sequences:
- the LOC136491844 gene encoding uncharacterized protein, producing the protein MAELERRVESACRESQVRAAEAAMARAEGQRAAERATAAEQGLEAAKVHQKETEAGLWTSLVNTEVELQEALVALEPERATLESMWKALEAEQRARSEVDREVLALRDQVMGMEDASARLRKQPVSELVALLSELGEKVKALERDLETTKANFSRNVEELAKSHEERCALEGELSQIHNAAQLIVSEVFGSAPSTSAPAVQLTEVPDVVKDLVRSGLFYGASGVLTSVATYHPNLDFAAICGGYAKGLSMEDIQSIGVSLLPHARSVSE; encoded by the exons atggctgagcttgagcgccGGGTGGAGTCTGCTTGCCGTGAGTCCCAAGTCCGGGCGGctgaggcggccatggcgcgggcggaggggcagcgtgcggcagagcgggcgactgctgccgagcaAGGGCTTGAGGCAGCAAAGGTCCATCAGAAGGAGACTGAGGCGGGGCTATGGACGTCCCTGGTGAACACCGAGGTGgagcttcaagaggccttggtaGCCCTTGAACCAGAGAGGGCCACCCTGGAGTCAATGTGGAAGGCcctggaggcagagcagagggcccGGTCGGAAGTGGATCGGGAGGTGCTCGCGCTTcgggaccaggtgatggggatggaggacgcgagtgctcggttgcgcaagcag cctgtttctgagcttgtcgcccttctttcagagctaggtgaaaaggtgaaggcgctggagcgagacctggagacAACTAAGGCGAACTTCAGCCGGAATGtcgaggagctagccaagtcccatgaagagcgatgtgctctcgaagGGGAGCTCAGTCAGATCCATAACGCTGCCCAGCTCATCGTCTCAGAAGTCTTTGGGTCAGCGCCAAGTACCAGTGCGCCCGCGGTTCAGCTGACGGAGGTCCCGGACgtggtcaaggaccttgtcaggagtgggttgttttatggagcgtcgggggtgctgacctcggtggcgacaTACCACCCAAATCTAGACTTCGCCGCTATCTGTGGTGGGTATGCtaaaggcctgagcatggaggacatccaatcaatcgggGTGAGCCTGCTGCCGCACGCGCGATCGGTGTCAGAGTAA